One Euphorbia lathyris chromosome 1, ddEupLath1.1, whole genome shotgun sequence DNA segment encodes these proteins:
- the LOC136231396 gene encoding hydroxyproline O-galactosyltransferase GALT6, with product MKRGKSETRLDKVDMFVSLSRQRSIQILIGLGILYVILVTFELPLVFNAGFGALSQETLVRPSILQSEENLQARHAPTRPLPRVSHSSDQPSPLLKRERPPVKVLSGLDFDPESFDPTKKDGSVELHKSAKTAWEVGRKLWDGMESGKIQVLKLNSSDNKSDSCPNSVTLRGSEFVKRGRMVELPCGLTLGSHITVVGKPRGAHAEEEPKIALARGKGEQVMVTQFMMELQGLKTVDGEDPPRILHFNPRLKGDWSGKPVIEQNTCYRMHWGNAMRCEGWKSKADEETVDGQVKCEKWIRDDDNGSEESKATWWLNRLIGRTKKVTIDWPFPFSENKLFVLTLSAGLEGYHISVDGRHVTSFPYRTGFTLEDATGLSVNGDIDVHSVFAASLPSAHPSFAPQRHLEMSEKWRAPPLPEGPAQLFIGVLSAGNHFAERMAVRKSWMQDKNVQSSSVVARFFVALNARKEVNFELKKEAEYFGDIVIVPYMDNYDLVVLKTVAICEYGFRTVRAKYIMKCDDDTFIRVDAVIDEARKIPEGRSMYIGNINYYHKPLRYGKWAVTYEEWPEEDYPPYANGPGYILSNDIAKFIVAEFERHKLRLFKMEDVSMGLWVEKFNSSKTVEYVHSLKFCQFGCIEGYFTAHYQSPRQMICLWDKLERLGLPQCCNMR from the exons ATGAAGAGGGGTAAATCGGAAACCAGGTTGGATAAAGTCGATATGTTTGTATCTTTAAGCAGGCAAAGATCGATTCAAATCCTAATTGGTCTAGGTATTTTGTATGTAATCCTTGTAACTTTTGAATTACCCCTTGTGTTCAATGCTGGTTTTGGTGCTTTGTCTCAAGAAACCCTGGTTCGCCCTTCTATTCTTCAAAGCGAGGAGAATTTGCAGGCTAGGCATGCCCCGACTCGTCCCCTTCCTCGGGTTTCTCACAGCTCCGACCAACCATCTCCCCTACTCAAACGCGAGAGGCCTCCTGTCAAGGTTTTGTCAGGTTTAGATTTTGACCCTGAATCATTTGATCCCACTAAAAAAGATGGTTCCGTGGAGCTGCACAAGAGTGCTAAGACTGCTTGGGAGGTCGGAAGGAAGCTGTGGGATGGGATGGAATCCGGTAAAATTCAGGTTTTGAAGCTTAATTCGTCAGACAACAAATCCGATTCGTGCCCGAATTCGGTTACTCTACGCGGGTCGGAGTTTGTGAAACGGGGGAGGATGGTGGAGTTACCTTGTGGGCTGACATTGGGATCACACATAACGGTGGTGGGGAAGCCAAGGGGGGCTCACGCCGAGGAAGAGCCAAAGATTGCGCTGGCGAGAGGTAAGGGAGAACAAGTGATGGTTACTCAGTTTATGATGGAGCTTCAGGGTTTGAAAACTGTCGATGGTGAAGACCCGCCTAGGATTCTGCATTTCAATCCCAGGTTGAAGGGGGATTGGAGCGGGAAGCCCGTGATTGAGCAGAATACTTGTTACAGGATGCACTGGGGGAATGCTATGCGCTGCGAAGGCTGGAAGTCTAAGGCTGATGAGGAGACAG TTGATGGGCAGGTTAAATGTGAGAAGTGGATTCGTGATGATGACAATGGCTCAGAGGAGTCAAAGGCGACTTGGTGGTTAAATCGGTTAATAGGCCGAACTAAAAAAGTGACTATTGACTGGCCATTTCCATTTTCAGAGAATAAGCTATTTGTTTTAACTCTCAGTGCTGGCTTGGAGGGTTATCATATTAGTGTCGATGGAAGGCATGTCACTTCTTTTCCTTATCGCACT GGCTTTACTCTTGAGGATGCCACTGGGCTAAGTGTGAACGGCGACATTGATGTTCATTCCGTATTTGCTGCTTCATTGCCCTCTGCGCACCCTAGTTTTGCTCCTCAAAGGCATTTAGAGATGTCTGAAAAATGGAGAGCGCCACCACTTCCTGAGGGACCTGCACAGCTTTTTATCGGTGTCCTTTCTGCTGGCAACCATTTTGCTGAGAGAATGGCtgtcaggaagagttggatgCAGGATAAGAATGTTCAATCTTCAAGTGTGGTAGCTCGTTTCTTTGTAGCACTG AATGCAAGGAAAGAAGTGAATTTTGAGTTGAAGAAAGAGGCAGAATATTTTGGTGACATCGTTATTGTGCCTTATATGGACAACTATGATCTTGTTGTATTAAAGACTGTTGCTATCTGCGAATATGGG TTCCGCACTGTACGGGCCAAGTATATTATGAAGTGTGATGATGACACATTCATTAGAGTGGATGCAGTCATTGATGAAGCAAGAAAAATTCCCGAGGGAAGGAGTATGTACATTGGGAACATAAATTACTACCACAAGCCTTTGCGATATGGTAAATGGGCAGTGACATATGAG GAGTGGCCGGAAGAAGATTATCCACCTTATGCAAATGGGCCAGGCTATATCTTATCCAATGACATTGCCAAGTTCATTGTTGCAGAGTTTGAGAGACATAAATTAAGG TTGTTCAAGATGGAAGATGTGAGCATGGGATTGTGGGTGGAGAAGTTTAACAGCTCGAAGACCGTGGAGTATGTACACAGCTTAAAGTTCTGCCAGTTTGGATGCATCGAAGGCTATTTTACGGCACATTATCAATCCCCGAGGCAGATGATCTGCCTGTGGGATAAATTGGAGAGACTGGGATTGCCACAGTGCTGCAACATGAGATGA